The DNA region CTAATTCCATTGTTTCCAGTACTTCCTCTTCAAAGATTCCTAAATACTCGGCGATCTCGTGGATCTTTGGTGAGCGTTGATTTCTGTTGGTCAGCTCGTCCACCGCTTTATTCACTTTCGGCCACATATCTTTTACCCGTCTCGGCACATGAACATCCCACGTTTTATCCCTTAAAAAACGCTTAATTTCACCAATCACCATCGGGATTAAATAGCCTTCAAATGGAGTCCCAGTACTGGGATCGTATCGTCTGATTGTCGATAATAATCCAATCATCCCTACCTGCATGATATCTTCATGCAAATTTCTACCTTTTGAATATTTTCTCGCAATACTCCCAATAAGATTGGTGTAATGCTCGACTAAGATGGTTTGGGCTTCTTCGCTCTCATTCTCCTGGAACTCTCGGATTAATCTATATATTTCTTCCTTAGTTCGTTTCACGGTCTGAGGTGGAATTGTCATGACTTTCACGCTCCCCGCCTAGATACTTCACCATGAAGACCGTTACTCCGGAACGATTCGACACA from Neobacillus sp. FSL H8-0543 includes:
- the sigB gene encoding RNA polymerase sigma factor SigB, which encodes MTIPPQTVKRTKEEIYRLIREFQENESEEAQTILVEHYTNLIGSIARKYSKGRNLHEDIMQVGMIGLLSTIRRYDPSTGTPFEGYLIPMVIGEIKRFLRDKTWDVHVPRRVKDMWPKVNKAVDELTNRNQRSPKIHEIAEYLGIFEEEVLETMELGKGYQTASVDKSIETGSDGSAITALDVIGLEDSGYEKVDRRLLLESALHVLNEREKQIIQSTFIENKSQSEVGELLGISQMHVSRMQKKAIEKMRKVLNRSIYQDSST